The following proteins are encoded in a genomic region of Cryptomeria japonica chromosome 11, Sugi_1.0, whole genome shotgun sequence:
- the LOC131063918 gene encoding indole-3-acetic acid-induced protein ARG7-like, with amino-acid sequence MKNNQFTRSLLRSKRQNPNLAAFFARLRDSLLSCVGFSQSSVPKDVPRGHMAVYAGSNHKRFVIRITHLNNSLFRALLEKAKDEYGFDTNRPLILPCDRDTLQNLIILLCNQKDPSSADFKLGQQYITDRL; translated from the coding sequence ATGAAGAACAACCAATTCACCCGGTCGCTGCTTCGATCAAAACGGCAAAACCCTAATTTGGCTGCATTCTTTGCCCGGCTGCGAGACTCTTTATTGTCCTGCGTGGGTTTCTCCCAGAGCTCAGTTCCCAAAGACGTACCACGTGGTCACATGGCAGTTTATGCTGGTTCAAACCACAAGCGGTTTGTGATCCGAATTACCCATTTAAATAATTCTCTGTTCCGCGCTTTGCTGGAAAAGGCCAAGGATGAATATGGGTTTGACACTAACAGGCCGCTCATCCTTCCCTGTGATAGAGATACTCTTCAGAATCTAATCATCCTTCTTTGTAACCAGAAAGATCCGTCGTCCGCAGATTTCAAATTGGGCCAACAATATATTACAGATCGCTTATAA